The Hippoglossus hippoglossus isolate fHipHip1 chromosome 21, fHipHip1.pri, whole genome shotgun sequence genomic sequence CTTCATGTTAGGTTATAAATTCCCATGATGCACTCACACTGAAGGTTTTAAATGGCCTTGGTCCAATAACATCGCGGACCCGTTAACCTGTTCTGTGCAGGAGAGTCACCAGTATCCACAGATGAAGCCTTGGTGGAAATATAACTTGTACATGCTGAAGAGTTTTGAGGGTTTTAGCTTTACATATGGAATTAGGCACACGGTTTGTGTATACAACTTGGGTTTTTGTATATAACTTGGGTTGAAAAATGTTCCACATGTCCTGGTTTTATGCTTTTATCTTTTCCATTGTATcttatttttctactttttctaattgtttttttgtttcatgtacTAATTGGGTCTACAGCATGTAAATGTTCCCTTTAACCTTGTTAAAGAACTGCTCTGTAAACAAATTATCATCACTGagaaatcaaaccaattaaAACTAATAAATTAAACTCATAACGGAATGTTGATTACAGAGTAATTATTATGAGGTCATTCATAAGCAGCTAATTCAAACCCTCAGGTTTTTTTCTCTGACTGAAGTTGGAAAAATTGGATGCCACAGTGACAAACTAATACAAAattagagaaaataaatgaaagactATTTATGTGATTATAGTTTtgttcaaattaattaattgcATTATAAAACCAGAGAAAATTGGTGCAGTAAAATTGAACTTATTACTTTCTGAGTCCCAGAGTCAAATCCACGGTGTAATTTTTAATATTTCCACTGAAGtcaacagacacaaaatggTTGTATTCAGTTCTACCATGGGCCATAATGAGCATAATGTTTACAGAAAACACGAACTAAGACGAGAGTCAGGGGCTTCACTCACAGAGACTGAGGGGTTCTTACTCATCACAAACCAGGATTTCACACTCCCAGAAATAATAATCAGCCCAAAGATCAAATATTTTCTTCAGCATTAATACCATCACTAATATTTCTTGGAGGACATTCAACACAAATCATATATTTTCTCCATCGCCTGTTGTGCTGAGGCTGCTGATCAGTCTCCTCACCACATGATGGCAGCCACGCGCCATCACACGTCCAGAAACCAAACCAAACGCTCGGTTCCACACGGTGAACccggagctgcagctgctgagaaaCCCTGTAATCTAAATGTCAGCCAACCTGCGACTGGCAGGGAAAAGAGGGGGTGTGAATCTCTCACTGGCACATTGAGGTGAATTCGTGGCCTCTACACAGCTGCATCACGTGGGTCTGggttgtgttgcagtgtgagGGGAAGGACAGCGGTGTGTAGACAGATCAATGCACTTTGATTTCCTGTTTAAGCCGAGACTGAGAATTAATGTGACAAAGTCGAGCTTTCCCCGACGCTCTGAGGCTCCATAATGATTAAATCCACTTTGTTACATTTGTCTCATTCATCAAGCTGCTAAGTTTCTAAAGTGTCCTCAAGAAAAATCTTTGTTAAGGACCGAACAGCACGAGGACACTGACCCAACAACACCCTGCTTCTGTTTGACTTACAGACATACGTGACGGCCCTCAGAGAGGATAGCcattaaataatatttcagtGTTCTCATATTGACTCTGAAGCCTCTTTCTTGTCTGTGGTTTACAGAATATGTGTGTCAGaaattggaaaaacaaaaatgtatgaaaatgtgaCGCAgacattcacttcctgtttttatgaGTAATACATTCATACAAATGGACAGAAAccaaaaacaaagatggaggatgaTGATACACCAGCACAGTTTAAACACAAGGTCTGGTTTCCAAAACTAAAACCTCTTTCCTCCTTAGGTGGAGGTTATGTTGTGTGCATTTCTTCTTCGACGtattcattgatttctcataaataattcatggtgcttgatgaaaaaagtcagGCATGTTTGGGagactaatatttatgagtgtgtgcaatttggtgcagatccaaacaaaaatctgtggtttcataaggggactgttaggaCTTGCATTGGTTTACACCTACTGTGCATCCCTCTGGTTTCTCTCTGTGATTCTGAGTCAAATGTCCTTGTTACTCAGGTGTTAAAAATATAACTACAAATACCCAAATGTTAAACTGAGTAAGTCAAACACAGTCTCCTGGTGGGTATAATGCTCAGATTCAGTCAGATTTGCATTTTTCTTCACAAAAGAAGAACATTTCTTGCAGCGAGTGAACGGATCAGTTggtttctgatgttttcattgaCACGGCACCAGATGTTTTTTCCACTGTGACCAGGTGTGGACGTTATACAGTTACTCTCGGTACTATAACACAGTTTGGTTTCTCTAGTACTTTCTGGAGTATTTTTAGTAGTTTTACTCCTAATCATTTCTAACTCAAGTGTATTAATTCACtacatttaaagtttaaatggtgacaaaggaagagaaacaatGCTGCAGGCTAGTCCCAAATCAAACACAGCCACCGTGTTACGTGACCaacaggtgcatgctgggtatggctaaaaactaaatacttaatataaataaatactcaaaTACAGAGGATGATTCCTTCAGCTGGAAAAATCTAAGTTCACTTCCATCGTCAGTGAAATGTGCACCAgctttctgctgtttttaataacCCCTGATCTACCCTAGAGTCCATTAACAGTGAAGATGCattgaaatacaaatacatattaGCCAGGTTCTGCTTTAATTCAGTCGTTTCATCAGGTATCATTTATTAACCTTCCCCTTCTTAAATGTAGCACAGTAAAGGTTACTCATTTTACCACTATACTACTTCTAATAGAGTACAGTTAAAGTTATCTTATTTCTACTTAAggagtacttttacttaaacACAATCTCCCAGGACTGACTGTGACAAAGAATCAAGTGATGGTTCATCAGATTTTCTGTGACAGGCCTCTCTTTCTAGGGAAATACAAAATGTCGctatttagacattttaaaaaggaataaaaccGGCCTAATTAGTTCTAATGTATGTTCAGAGCAGCAGAATTCATAAGCAAAACCAAGGCAGCTATACGAGATGTGAAGACGCCTGATCGCCTACCAGAGGGGTTTCTGCTTTCTTCTAGTGAGCCATCTGTCACCGAGTTCACACTCTCCCTGCTAACCAGAGAGCTGCCAAAGTCTCTAAAccaagcacacgcacacatctgAACGCAAAGACATATAGCCCACTAGGCACACACTCAACCCAGCTTACACTCTGCGTGACAAGTTAATCAGCAAAcgccacaaaaaaaagaaaagcaaacgcAGTGGAATACAAATCACTTCAGGTGCAGAGAGAAATTTGTTCAACTTTAAAATCCACTGTGCTCGAAGCTTTATAGACCAAGACTACATTTTTAAAGCTGGACCAAAATGAACTAGCTGATCCATATTGACAAGATTTACAAAGTTCTCTCCTTCCTGCTTTACAGCTTTTGAtatataaacaaaccaacagccAGTCTTATAGATGAAGGTTTTGTAAAGATAAATGGATTGAAAATCTCACTTGAGGCCTGTGTGACAAAGTTCAGCTTGTAGGGACTGAGGGACCCAAATATTTCCCTCTGGGTTTAATTGTGTGCAATCACTGCTGAGACCATTCAgaacaataaaaacctgtttattatttatagtttttatctGAATTTTTAACTAAATTCATATCCCTACAACGGAGTATGGGGGTAAACAAAATATCTGTGATTTTAAGAAATACGTCATAATAAAATGAGAATTTAAATcataatttaacaagaaaaagtcataatattacaagaataaaattgCGATTTAAAGAAGGTCATAATATAATTGGAATAACGTcataatttaacaagaaaaatatTACTCATTTTAACGCAGGCAGCGGGCTGACTTTCTGATATTCCTCCTCTAAAATAACATGCATCTATATTCTCGTACATTTACGACTTTTGTCTTGTAAATTTATGACACTTataatatgaatttattttcattctacaacgactttattctcattatataacGACTATATTCTCCCAAATTTACGGTtaattctttcatttatttttcctttcagtGGTCCTAACATTCCGTCTGTTGGTGGCCTTATCACTGTCTATAGGGAGCTTTGTAAATGTAACGCTTGCTGTAATCTACCACCCCCATAGACCAGCTGGCTCTTTTTTGAGTTGAATTTTTATCCCCTTCAGAAAATACACTCTGCAATATTTCTGATGTGAAATCCATAGATGGCCTGAGGAACACGTCTAATCTGAGGAAACAGCAGCCGCATGTTAACGTCAGCAACCCTGCACCCAGCGCTGAAGGAGTTAAACCCTCCGCCCTCCACAGTGTTGGATGACATTAGCTTTGCATTTTTACTATCATCAGCCAACACTCAGCCACTCGCTGCATCCTTAATTTCTTATCAACCTGCCATTCTACATCCCTGTGAAGTCAACTGACCTCCGTAAGCTCGCTCTCCACACTGAGCCTGGCTGATTCAAAAAGCAGGAAGTTTGTACTTTCTATTTAATTTCCATCTGCTGAACTCTAATAGAACtgaaatctattttttattGGGTTCCTGCGTATCAGCACAAGTTAAACATGTCACAATATATTTAGTACAGAAACCACTTTGACAGTTTTAAATTCACGTGTCACTTACAGACCAAACAGTCCAATTCTAAACAAGAAATATCAACATCTAACTAACAGCgattgttttattcttttattcctcATTAGACAAAAATATTCTATATTAACCCGATTAAGACAATAAtcagaataagacactgccatgtaaacagcattttttgACGACCTTAACCCAATAAGATCATAATCGGAATAAGTAATAATCAAATTACGATATGTGGAGCATTCTGACCTTTGTtgcattatgtagacatgtttACATCTTTATCTTATTACaacgtcctattggagttttcacagcattttgcaacatcGACATACGACAATTACCAACTGCTCGACGACACATAGCCTGGGTTTGAGTGTAAACGAGTAGTATGACGTAATGTTGACAGGAGTCATAATCTGACTATGCTcttgtccatgtaaacatagtcaaagttttattttcatttcatctctggTGTAGTTTCTTCCTTGTTAAGCAATTCATAACATTGTTAAGAAAGATGCTGTATAAAAAGTTATAATTTCTATTATTTAGAGTTCTTGAGAAAAATCATTTCATGTGTAAAACCTTAGTTTTTCAGACACCAAGTTTTCTACTTGCATGTTAGTGATCTATGTAACAACTGTACATGGCTGATATCTAATCATTAAACAGGCAGATTGTCCAGAAATCTGCTAATTCGTGCTCCTCTTTTAaattcacagagagagagcacatgGTGTTTTCTCAGAAGAGCATTCAGGACATTCAgcaaaaagtatattttaaagtcGGTATAACGTGAGAGAACATTTCCACCTCAAGGGGAAGAGTAACTTCTGTAGAAGGgcttttaatttttaatgaaGTCCAAGGTCTGTGTGCAGCCTTTCAACTTTTATCTTCTTTTAAGTCTTCAGTCTTGTCTGTCATTACACATCTCTTCATCTGTCGACTGTAGGGCCGTGTAGTCCGGACGATGCTTGAGTCTCAGTCAGGATACAAAAAACATATCTTTCTTACTTAAGAATTCTTACTaagaatataaaacatgttctACTTCAAACCCCCTTTTATGGATTTCACCAGAGAGGCCAGACTTCTCAATTGTTAAATGTTGCCGATACACAAGTGGAATTTTgcatagataaaataaaaataataaatgatgaaagaaaaagaaaatgatgaaatgcATGAATGAAATCAGAAATGCTCTAAGTGAATTGCTTTCTCCCTACAGAGCCTTAAATGTCGGCCTTACTCAGACTCTTTGAGTTGTCTACTCACCGATCTCTTTGCCCAGTCCGGAGCGCAGGATGGCACCAGCCGATGTGACCACGGCGCAGGTCTTgaagctgctctgctcctgctgcttgtACAGTTGTTCCAGCGGAAGGGACGGCACAAGGCGAGCCCAGCCGAGCGAGGAGAAGGGCTGCTCCGACCCGTCCACCGTCCTCAGCCGGGCCTGAGCTTTCATTTGACACAGCAGCTCCTTGGCACTCTGGGCAGCCATGCGGTGGCCCTTGTAGGAAACGTGGTGTTTGTTGGCGCTCACGTAGTCTTTCATGGCGCGCTGCAGCCGAGGACTCAGCATGCCGGAGGACACACGGCCTCGCCACAGCCGCTGCACCACAGATGCCGATTTGGAGAAATAATATTCCTCCAAATCAGTGGAGTCGCCACCGGCCCGCCTGTGTGCTCTCTCCCTAATTCTGTTTCCCAGTTGTTCATCTTCGTTTTCCCTcgcatcttcctcctcttcctcctcctcctccccaccaTCACGGTGGCGTGTGGTTCTAATATGGTTCTGATACTCTTTGAGCTGAGATGTTCTCTCACGACTCAGGACTGCAGGGTCTGAGTGAGAGCCCACGTTCTCCGTACCAAAGGAGGACCAGGCAGCCAGGCTCTGGGGGTCCAGGTAATCCTGGCGGCTGGCTTCCTGGCTGCCATAGACAGCATAGGGAGCACTGTTGGGGCTGCGGCTCGCCTCCAGGCTGGACTCTGGGGTCATGGAGCTGGCCGAAGGCTCTGGCTCGTCTCCGGGATAGGTTGTAGTTAACGTCAAAGACCGTTCAGGTCGGGAGCCCATGATGGCGTGATGTTGATGGGAGGCCTGTATGGAGGCCAGGCGACGTGTGTCAGGGTGCTGGGAGAGTAAGGAGCCAGCAGAGGTCAGGGGCTCGTCCACACGAGCATCCAGGAAGTAAGAGAGGagggcgaggaagaggagaaccCAGGCCAGCATTCCCACCAGCACTAGCCTCCGCCACTGCCTCATACTGGACTTCATTACCTCTCACTCACATACACGCCTGTTCAGCTGGCCAACCACCAACCAAGCCCCACAGCCAGGGCTTAGCCCAGGAGTCAGCCGGAGGGCCTGGAATACAAAAAAAGGAATGCGACAGCTCAGgggatgaagaagaaaatgtagaTTCTTGTAGCAGAGGTTTGAAACACTCACCTGAACTGATGCTTTTAGTTCTTCATGTCCATGTGTCCACCAGGATATAACAGGACCCTGAGAAGAGGAGTGTTACAAATTAGTGAGGTCAAGAGTGCAGACGGACGAATTAAGCTGTGggagcatgaaaacacacttcccacatagacacacagcaggaaaacacacttcccacatagacacacagcaggaaaacacatcTGCAGGGTAAAATGTGGCTGCTTTCCACTGCATAACAGAAGAGAGGGGTTTTAAAAACTCctacaaatattcagttttctgAATCTTTGCATGAAGATGagtgacaaataaaaagtatttaaacaatatttttgaaaatatctATGCTTTACCTTTTTGGTGCCTATATTGTTGCACAGCACAGTATTATTCTCTACTTATAAATAGATGCATTTGTGCCACAGcttgtttttcaatttatttgttGTACAATTCGTTGAGAAACGAAATTGccaaagttaaaaataaattatgaagtaaacaagaatggcactcagtggagcacaaacctccgccaaggcccaacggacccttcaaattcaatcaagctgcaggaCGGATAtacacgtcacttcctgcacCGTCACGGTGCGCTTGACCATgcccactaatcacgcattCAATCAACGCCATCAAGTGCCGACCACAtggtgaaaattttatgtaaatcgaattaaagttgtaaagaGGCTTACCTCGTTTTGGCAGAaggtggtgctatcactatcactacatacgACTAATAGATCTTTGCAGGTCAAAAACACtattgtttctcttcagatcgtataaatctttcacctttgcaacagtcaaagacatcaaaggaatctatTACCACTGAAACTGtgacacattacacacatttagtttgagggagattgaACGAagtacactgaagttacagcaatttcgtgtgtcacagcgacTTGTTGAAATTTGACCCACGCCACTGACATGGCGTTCGACAAAAACTCAGTTTCCATAAGACTACATCATCAATGCCTTGAGGCCGTTCTGACAAAGTTCGACATGCTTGTGGTCAATGGACGAGGTGGTGTACATCAAAGTGtgagacatgcaaaaaacaagacgtTTCCTGTTGCCATCAGGGGGCGCTGTGAAtgtaagtcatgatttctgtgttgatgtcatcaggccgggactcttgtcagGTCCAGTTTGGAGTcaattggaccatgtatgtccgagatacaacaacctcgtgttttgatggtgaTCTTAAATATTTGACACCATGGTCACACCGTgatgaaaactcaaaaatcaaGGTAGTTTTATTCTGCAAGGAGTTAAGATGACACTCAccgaatttgaagttgatctgatgaaagctctaggaggagtttgttaaaatacacaacatgtaaaatggccaaaatggccactaaatccagAATGGCAGACTTCCGGTTGCATTAATCAAATTGAACCCAGGCACAGGTCCGGTCATGATACACGTGTGTACCGAATTTCGTAAAGCTCGGTTAAACCAGACGGAATTGCTGCGTTTTAGGGAGCACttttgagccattttgccacgaCCTATTCGAATTCACTCCAGAATAAGTACATTTGTATCAGGCCTGAAGCGCCTGCGAAGTTTGGAGAGTTTTGGTGTTTGTTCAAGCCGTcaaaaatttgatttatttgccTGAATAAGCAAACGAAAAGCAATAGGGCCTTCGcactgtcggtgctcgggccctaataaaccAAAAAATTATAAGTACATATAGTCTTTAATTTAATCATGTATTCAAGtatgtatttcattatttgtttctAATTTTCTAATCTCCAGTTCTGCATAGCCgtcaccacaacaacaaccactgcTCCTCTGAGACACGCAGAGTAGCTTAGTCGAGTTGTTGTTGTGCCACAATAATTAAGGACAACGCTTAAACACCATCAAATCATTATCAGcctgacttgtttttttcctgccgCTTTGATAATAATCCAGTGCTCAACCAGTCAGGTTCACTGACATCTTCCAGAGCGAAATGCACTGCAATCAAGGTGAATAAATGAAGCATTAAATAGCCTCACATTAGAGCAATAAAACCCTCTCATCCACAtgtaattatgaatttttgGCTCTTAACGTGGAGGATTTTCTCTTGAGAGTGGAGCTAGGATGAAAACAAATCGATGCAGAGTGTTAAGCCTCTTCTAGTCCTTATTacagcttcctgtgtgtgtagctgctgagtcctgcagagagcagcagcggTGATCTCAGGCACCCTCCGCTTTCCCCCCGTCTCCATGAAAACTTAAAACACCCAGGCCTCTCCCTCCCCGAGGCCACACAGGAGGCCAAAGCTCATCCACTGACCCTGGtcaagcaggaggagaacagcAGGGGGCAACTGGGCcaga encodes the following:
- the st6gal2a gene encoding beta-galactoside alpha-2,6-sialyltransferase 2, with the translated sequence MKSSMRQWRRLVLVGMLAWVLLFLALLSYFLDARVDEPLTSAGSLLSQHPDTRRLASIQASHQHHAIMGSRPERSLTLTTTYPGDEPEPSASSMTPESSLEASRSPNSAPYAVYGSQEASRQDYLDPQSLAAWSSFGTENVGSHSDPAVLSRERTSQLKEYQNHIRTTRHRDGGEEEEEEEEDARENEDEQLGNRIRERAHRRAGGDSTDLEEYYFSKSASVVQRLWRGRVSSGMLSPRLQRAMKDYVSANKHHVSYKGHRMAAQSAKELLCQMKAQARLRTVDGSEQPFSSLGWARLVPSLPLEQLYKQQEQSSFKTCAVVTSAGAILRSGLGKEIDTHDAVLRFNAAPTDGYERDVGNKTTIRIINSQILANPKHRFNTSSIYKNVTLVAWDPAPYTVNLHKWYTSPDYNLFGPYVEHRKLHPGQAFYILHPGYVWQLWDVIQGNTQENIQPNPPSSGFIGILLMMSLCEQVHVYEYIPSMRQTDLCHYHERYYDAACTLGAYHPLLYEKNLIQRINMGPESDLRRKGRVTLPGFSTVNCDI